GGGACCGGCATGTTGTTTGTATTTGAGCAACCCGACCGTCATAGTTTTTGGATGAAAGAGATGAATTTTTCTATTGATATGCTGTGGTTCTCCGAAGATAAACGTGTCGTGCATATTGTTAAAAACGCCTCACCTGAGAGCTTTCCTGAGTCTTTTCGACCCGATGAGCCTGCGCTGTATGTCTTGGAAGTTCCGGCTGGATTTTCACAGGAACAGGGTGTAGAGGCGGGGGATTCTATGGGCTTTCAGGCTCAAGCCTGTGGATAACTTTTGGTCTTTATAGGTTCAATTCAGGGTGCTTTTTAGATCAGGTTACAAGAGAGTCCTGTTTGGGTCAGATAGTACAGGCGTTTCCACGTTTCTCGATTGACAGCCACTCATTTTTTATTTCGTGTATGGGCTGTGGGCTGACCTGGGTTGCATACGGGGGTAAAATAGGAGAAACAGATGCTCATCATTACAAATATTAGTAGTAGTATCAGTAATACTTTTCGATAATCCACTTTACTATGGCAAACGAGAAACGATCTACACGATCAAAGAAAAAAACAACCAAATCATCGGCTCAAGCAAAAGAGAGCACGACAGCGAAGACGTCTCGATCAAAGAAGGCTAAGAGCGGCATGACAAGCGAGCAAGCCGGCGCATTCATCAAAGGTGTTCGCAAGCGTGACGGTTCGGTTGTTGGTTTCGATCTCGACAAAGTTGCCAACGCGATCTACAAAGCAATGCTTGCCACCAACACCGGTTCGGATGTAGAGGCAAGTATGGTCGCGAATAAAGTGTTTGCTGAGCTGGTAAAGATCTCTAAGAAACACAAAGATTTTGTGCCGACCGTGGAAGGTATTCAGGATACGGTCGAAAAGGAATTGATGCTTTCTGATTATGTTGAGGCCTCTAAGTCGTACATTTTGTACCGTCAGGAGCACGCGAAGCGACGCGAGCAAGGGATCAAGGTTCCTAAGAAGGTTCAAAAGTTGGCGAGTGAGAGTAAGGCGTATTTCCGAAATCCTCTTGCTGAATTTATTTACTACCGTTCGTACTCCCGTTGGATGCCGGAAGAGAACCGACGCGAGACCTGGATCGAGACAGTTGATCGCTACATGGACTTCATGAAAGAAAATGTGGGTAGCGCAATAAAAGCAAACGAATACGCTGAGATCCGAGAGCATATTCTTCATCAGTGGTCGATGCCATCGATGCGACTGATGTGGTCTGCCGGCGCTCCGGCACGCAAGACCAATGTCTGTGCGTACAACTGCTCGTTCATTGCTCCAAGTCAGCTACAAGACCTTGGTGAGATCATGTACCTCTCGATGTGCGGCACCGGTGTTGGTTTCTCAGTCGAGAGTCAGACGATCCAGCAGTTGCCGATCATCCAAAAGCAGTCCGGCCAGCATGTCGGCACGCACACTGTAGACGACAGCAAAGAAGGGTGGGCAGATGCGTTCGTCTACGCGATGCAGACCTGGTTTGACGGGAAGGATCTTGATTTTGATTATTCCCAGGTTCGCCCGCAAGGCGCACGGCTCAAGACAATGGGCGGTAAGGCGAGTGGCCCGGATCCATTAATGCAATTGATGGCGTTTGCAAAGCAACGAGTGCTTGCACGACAAGGTAAGCGGCTTTCAAACCTTGATGCGCACGACATTATCTGCAAGATCGGTGAGATCGTTGTGGCCGGTGGTGTGCGTCGAAGCGCTCTGATCTCTCTTTCTGATCTTGATGATGATGACATGCGAGACGCTAAGAAAGGCCAGTTCTTCTTGACCGATCCACAGCGCGGCATGTCGAACAACTCCGCTGTCTACGAAGAGAAGCCAAGCAACGAAGATTTTCTCGATGAATGGGTGGCATTGATGAAGTCCGGTTCAGGAGAGCGAGGTATCTTTAACCGTGGCGGACTTCAGAGTCAGCTTCCGGAGCGTCGATGGAAGGTGTTCGAGGATCATGCGCCAACGAGCGGAACGAATCCGTGTGGTGAGATCATCCTCAGGAGCAAGCAGTTCTGTAACTTAAGCGAAGTAGTGGCACGTAAAGAAGATGACGAAGCTTCGCTTATTAAGAAGGCTCGCATTGCTGCTATCCTCGGCACGTATCAGTCAACGCTGACCCATTTCCCGTATCTTTCAAAAGAATGGAAAGAGAATTGTGAGGAAGAGCGCCTTCTGGGTGTTTCGATCACCGGTCAGTGGGACTGTCCGGCAGTACGCAACCCGGAGACGTTGGAGAAGATCAAGAAGGAGGCGGTCAAGGTTAACAAACAGTTTGCAAAGCGTCTTGGTGTTAAGGAGTCAACGTGTGTGACGTGTGTGAAGCCATCGGGAACGGTCTCTCAGTTGGTAGACGCAAGTTCGGGTATGCATCCGCGACACTCTAAGTATTATATTCGACGGGTTCGCATCACCGGCACCGACAGTCTGTTTCAGATGTTGAAAGATCAGGGTGTGCCGTACAAGCCGGAGAACGGTCAGAGTGAAGAGAATGCACACACATTCGTGCTGGAGTTTCCGGTCAAGGCACCCGACGCTTCGATCATGAAAGATGACATGACCGCAAATGAGCAGCTTGAGTACTGGAAAATGGTGAAGGAGAATTACACCGAACATAATCCGTCGACCACGATATCGGTCGGACCAACTGAATGGGTTGAGACAGCAAACTGGATCTATGAGAACTGGGATCAGGTTGGCGGTCTTTCATTCCTTCCGCGCTTCGATCATGTGTATCCGTTGGCGCCGTACGAAGAGTGTGATGAGAAAACCTATAAAGAGCTTCTCAAGCGGTTTAACGGTATCGATTTCTCGAAGATCGTGACGTATGAAGCACAGGACAACACGAAAGGAGCAAAAGAGCTGGCGTGTGTGTCGGGAACGTGTGAGATCATCTAGCTCTCTTCTAAACTAAGTTATAAGTTGCAGAACACAGGTCGCTTTTGGCGGCCTGTTTTCATACTATGAGCCGGTATGTAACTTGTGCACACGACGCAAGGATTACTCAGCTGATATACTACAGTTAATCAGTACACACACCATGATTCATCCAAGAGTGTTATCAAGTATGCTCGGGGCGCTTGTCGTTAGTGTTGCTTTTTTGGTGTTTATACTGCCTGTGGATGCATCAGAAACGAACGGAACCATAGATGCTACGGACAAGTACGCGAAATTTATTGATGGACATGGAAAGGTGAATTTCAAACCGGCAAACGGCACGGCGGTAAGTGTGACCGACTCGGCGCTTGCTGGCGATGTGTGGGGTGAGAAAGTGGGGTGGATAAATCTTCAGCCTACGAATGGAGGGGTAACGAATGATGCGGAAGGAAACCTGTCGGGATATGCTTGGGGAGAAAACACCGGCTGGATCAATTTCAACACAACAAATGCACAGGTAACGATCGATGATAATGGATATTTTGAAGGATACGCATGGAGCGAGAATTACGGCTGGCTTTCGTTTAATTGTTCAGACGAGGGCGAGTGCGGCAGTGACGATTATAAAGTACGCACCGACTGGCGTCCTGAAAGCGTGCGTGATGACAGTGATCCGGAATGTAGCGATGGAATTGATAATGATGGTGACGGCGATATTGATCACCCTGACGACGAAGGATGTTCCAGCTCGTCGGATGACTCTGAGGATTCCGATGATGGCGGGGACCCTGGTACGTCAAATAGTTCGCCGGAAATAACTCTTTTGGGCAATGATCCGACGGTGGTAGAGGAAGGGGAGGACTATATTGAACCGGGATACACAGCAACAGACTCAGAAGACGGTGATCTGACTGATGATGTTACTGTGTCCGGTAGCGTAGATACATCCACTGTGGGTGAATACACGCTTACGTACGAGGTGTATGATTCCGGCAATCGTCGGGCGCTCGTGCGACGTGATGTGCATGTGGTAGAGCCTAACGAAAGACCGATCATTACACTTGTTGGTGATGAGGCAATGAGTATTGAGCAGGGATCACTGTTTACTGATCCCGGTGCTACTGCATCCGATCCTGAAGACGGAGATATTACTGGCGATATTGACGTTACCGGCTCAGTTAATACATCTGTCACGGATACATATATTCTTTACTACGATGTTACTGATAGCGATGGTAAGTCAGCGGTTACTATTGTTCGCGAAGTTACCGTCACTCCGGAAGATCAGGTCGGAGAAGTGCCAACAATATCTCTGATAGGTCCGGCAATCATTGAGCTTAATGTGAACGATGCATTTGCTGATCCCGGAGCTACAGCGATGGATCCTGAGGACGGCGATCTCACTGATCAGATCGTTACAATCGGTAGTGTCGACACATCTGTCCCCGGTACTTACTTCCTCCGCTATGATGTTACCGACTCTGACGGCAACGCTGCGCCGGCTAGAGTCCGCCAGATCCGTGTGACGGAAGAAGACGACGAGCCTGATGATGATCCTGACAATGATCCTGATGGCGATCCGGATGATCCGGATGATCCGGATGAACCTCGCGATGACCCTGATGATGATTCTGGCAGTGGAGGCCCTGATGATCCGGCTACAGATGATGAGACCGATGACGACGATGATGTTATTACGACCACTGTTCGCGAAGTTGCAGAATTCTATAATAGCCCGGTCGGCTCGGTAACTACGAAGGTAGTTTCAACAGCTGGTCTGATCACCGGTAGTATAGGCGCAGCGGCAACGCTGTTCATGTCCCCGCTTGCTTTAGGTGAGCTGTTTCTTATTCCGTTGCGTCTGTGGGCACTTTTGTTGTCGTTGCTCGGATTAAAGAAAAGATATCGACCGTGGGGCACGGTCTACGACAGTGTTACCAAGCAGCCGCTTGATCCGGCCTACGTCATACTTGAGGACATGGATGGAAATGAGCTTAAGACCTCGATCACTGATCTTGATGGTCGATTCGGTTTTCTTATTGGTCCGGGGCGCTATCGGATCAAGGCGCATAAAACTAATTACTCGTTCCCGTCAGAAAAACTAGCTGGTCAGACAGATGACGATCTACATCCGAATCTATACTTCGGAGAGCCGATCGATGTCACTGAAGAAGGTGGGGTAGTGGCAAAGAATATCCCGATGGATCCGGAGAAATTTGACTGGAATGAGTTTGCAAAGAATGATCAAAATTTGATGAAATTCTATTCCCGTTTTGACGTGATAAAAAGCAAGATCGTGAAATGGCTATTTTACCTCGGATTCGTAGTGACTCTCGTAGCGTTATTCTTTGCTCCGGAGCCGTACAATTACATCATTTTTGCTTTGTATGTTGTTGTGGTCATTGTTTCGTTCGTTGGTTTGAAGCGAAAGAAGTCCGGCCGTGTTGTAGATGATGAAACCGGGGCGCCGCTTTCGTTCGCGATCGTACGACTCTTCTCGCCGAACCTCGGTCGGGAGATCTCAAAGACCGTGTGCGACAAGTACGGACGATACTTTATGCTTATTTCAAATGGTGATTATTACGTGGTTATAGAGCGGAAGACAGGAGAGGACGAATACGAAAAAATATTCACCTCTGAGTCGTTTAAAGTAAAGAACGGTATTGTGAAAAAGAAATTTCGGGTATAGAAAGAGGTTTTAAGATATTACAAAAATATCTTTCTTGGTTCTGAAATAGCAATGTAAACATCTTCTTTGAGAGGATCCTGTCCACATCAGTTCGCCTTTTTTATGCGCTATAATAAGGCTATATATAAATGATCTTCGCTCACAAAATACGCTTTATTGTACGCAATTTTTTGGTACTGGCAGCGGTCCTTGCAGTCAGTGTTCTTGTTGTGGCAGTTATTACTCAAGCAGCAGCTCCGTCTGGTGGATATGCTCCAGGGGCAACGCTTGATCCGGATTGTTCACCGGGCGATGCGGACTGTACAGTTGCTGTCGGACCGGATGGAGCAACGAGTACGTTGCAGTACAACGATGGTGGTGTTTTGGGTTCAATAGCAAATTTCTTCTATGATTCCGGGACCGGAAACATCGGTATCGGTACCTCAACACCTTCTTCGCTGTTCACTGTTTCAGGTACGATCGTTGCTAATGGGATACACGCCACCTCTACCGGCTTTACGTTTCCTGACGGCACCACACAGACCACTGCGGCAAGTGCCGGTGCTAGCTCTGCTTCCTCAACCGGCGCGATCCAGTACTCCGACGGGTCAGGTGGATTCCTGGCAGATGCAGACAATTTCTTTTGGGATTCTTCTACAAGTCGGTTAGGAGTGGGGACGAATACCCCGAGCAGTACATTTGAAGTTGTTGGTGATAGTGTGTTGCTTAATTTCCTCGAAGATTACTCGGATTACGGCATTAAAACAGGGGGAGGTATTCACTTCTCTCAATGGAGTGATGCAGATCCAAATGTCTATTTTAATGTCTTTGAAGATGCTGGGTATTCATTTTTTAATAATGATGCAACAAATGAGCTATTGCGCATTACCAGCGATGGTCTTGTTGGTATTGGTACCAGCACTCCATCTACGGCCCTTTCGGTCAACGGCGAAACTCTCGCGTCGTACTTCACTGCAAGCTCAACAACTGCCACCTCAACCTTCGGCAATCTCAAGCTTCTCGGTACCGGCCTAACCTTCTCCGACGGCACTCAACAAACCACCGCAGCAAGTGCCGGCGCTTCAGCTGCCTCGTCCACCGGCGCGATCCAGTACTCCGACGGGTCAGGCGGATTTGTGGCAGATGCGGGCAACTTCTTCTGGGACGCGACAAATGATCGACTCGGTGTTGGGACCAACTCGCCAACATCACCGTTCCATGTTTTGGCGGATACAATCTATGGGCTTACCTTGCAGCGGGATCGGTCTAGCGTTTCCTCAAATCTTATCGGATTCAACTCGAGCAATGACAGTTCGTATCTTTCCGGGTATGTGGGGTCGAAGAGTGCGCCGGGGGACGGGGAGGTGTATGTATACTCCGGATCTCGAGATGATGAAGTTCACAAGGTTGATTCTTCTGGTAACAATGTATGGGAATACACTGGGCACAGTGATGATATAAATTTTGTTGCTGTTGATTCAGACGGTAATGTGTACTCCGCATCAAATGACGATGAAGTTCACAAGATAGACTCTGCCGGGAATAACATTTGGACGTATACGGGGCATACGGGGAATGTAAGTGCTGTTGCTGTTGATTCGGGCGGTAATGTCTACTCGGCTTCAAGTGATCAGGAAGTTCATAAGATCGATTCAAGCGGCAATCAGGTTTGGACATACACCGGACACAATAGCAGTGTGAATGCTGTTGCTGTTGATTCAGACGGAAACGCATATTCCGCCTCTGATGATGACGGAGTTCACAAAGTAGATTCGAGTGGTAATCAGGTTTGGACGTATACGGGGCATAGCGACAGGATTCTTGCTGTTACTGTTGATTCGGACGGTAACGTGTATTCAGGATCTTTTAATACAGATGAGGTTCACAAGGTAGACTCGAGCGGTAATCAGGTTTGGGTGTATTCCGGTCACAGTGAAGGTATACGGGCTATTGCATCTGATGCGGACGGTAATGTGTACTCTGCGTCGAATGATAATAGTCTCCATAAGATCGACTCAA
This region of Candidatus Paceibacterota bacterium genomic DNA includes:
- a CDS encoding DUF192 domain-containing protein, yielding MQKNFFIGLVGALVLLVGFYVYQFAYQQESSPLPDPEDPDAGEVIRSVELAGECVDVDVAQEPSERAQGLSGRTELLDGTGMLFVFEQPDRHSFWMKEMNFSIDMLWFSEDKRVVHIVKNASPESFPESFRPDEPALYVLEVPAGFSQEQGVEAGDSMGFQAQACG
- a CDS encoding ATP cone domain-containing protein; amino-acid sequence: MANEKRSTRSKKKTTKSSAQAKESTTAKTSRSKKAKSGMTSEQAGAFIKGVRKRDGSVVGFDLDKVANAIYKAMLATNTGSDVEASMVANKVFAELVKISKKHKDFVPTVEGIQDTVEKELMLSDYVEASKSYILYRQEHAKRREQGIKVPKKVQKLASESKAYFRNPLAEFIYYRSYSRWMPEENRRETWIETVDRYMDFMKENVGSAIKANEYAEIREHILHQWSMPSMRLMWSAGAPARKTNVCAYNCSFIAPSQLQDLGEIMYLSMCGTGVGFSVESQTIQQLPIIQKQSGQHVGTHTVDDSKEGWADAFVYAMQTWFDGKDLDFDYSQVRPQGARLKTMGGKASGPDPLMQLMAFAKQRVLARQGKRLSNLDAHDIICKIGEIVVAGGVRRSALISLSDLDDDDMRDAKKGQFFLTDPQRGMSNNSAVYEEKPSNEDFLDEWVALMKSGSGERGIFNRGGLQSQLPERRWKVFEDHAPTSGTNPCGEIILRSKQFCNLSEVVARKEDDEASLIKKARIAAILGTYQSTLTHFPYLSKEWKENCEEERLLGVSITGQWDCPAVRNPETLEKIKKEAVKVNKQFAKRLGVKESTCVTCVKPSGTVSQLVDASSGMHPRHSKYYIRRVRITGTDSLFQMLKDQGVPYKPENGQSEENAHTFVLEFPVKAPDASIMKDDMTANEQLEYWKMVKENYTEHNPSTTISVGPTEWVETANWIYENWDQVGGLSFLPRFDHVYPLAPYEECDEKTYKELLKRFNGIDFSKIVTYEAQDNTKGAKELACVSGTCEII
- a CDS encoding immunoglobulin-like domain-containing protein: MIHPRVLSSMLGALVVSVAFLVFILPVDASETNGTIDATDKYAKFIDGHGKVNFKPANGTAVSVTDSALAGDVWGEKVGWINLQPTNGGVTNDAEGNLSGYAWGENTGWINFNTTNAQVTIDDNGYFEGYAWSENYGWLSFNCSDEGECGSDDYKVRTDWRPESVRDDSDPECSDGIDNDGDGDIDHPDDEGCSSSSDDSEDSDDGGDPGTSNSSPEITLLGNDPTVVEEGEDYIEPGYTATDSEDGDLTDDVTVSGSVDTSTVGEYTLTYEVYDSGNRRALVRRDVHVVEPNERPIITLVGDEAMSIEQGSLFTDPGATASDPEDGDITGDIDVTGSVNTSVTDTYILYYDVTDSDGKSAVTIVREVTVTPEDQVGEVPTISLIGPAIIELNVNDAFADPGATAMDPEDGDLTDQIVTIGSVDTSVPGTYFLRYDVTDSDGNAAPARVRQIRVTEEDDEPDDDPDNDPDGDPDDPDDPDEPRDDPDDDSGSGGPDDPATDDETDDDDDVITTTVREVAEFYNSPVGSVTTKVVSTAGLITGSIGAAATLFMSPLALGELFLIPLRLWALLLSLLGLKKRYRPWGTVYDSVTKQPLDPAYVILEDMDGNELKTSITDLDGRFGFLIGPGRYRIKAHKTNYSFPSEKLAGQTDDDLHPNLYFGEPIDVTEEGGVVAKNIPMDPEKFDWNEFAKNDQNLMKFYSRFDVIKSKIVKWLFYLGFVVTLVALFFAPEPYNYIIFALYVVVVIVSFVGLKRKKSGRVVDDETGAPLSFAIVRLFSPNLGREISKTVCDKYGRYFMLISNGDYYVVIERKTGEDEYEKIFTSESFKVKNGIVKKKFRV